The following nucleotide sequence is from Bdellovibrionota bacterium.
CCTCCGCCTTACATGCATAATGGTTTCTAGCCGCCTGCGGCCTCGTCTGACGGGCAAAGTCCTAAGGCTCAGTAAGGCGATGGGCCTGGTTTTTCAGGTCAAGGCCGTTGACAGGATATTATGACCTCAAGTAGGCTTAAGTAGTCATGAAGAGTGTAAGAATCGCGGAATTCAAGAGTCGTTTAAGCAAATACCTGCGTCTTGTGCAAAAAGGCGCGGAGATCGTTGTCATGGATCGGGAGACGCCGATCGCGAAAGTCGTGCCGTTCGGTCCGGCTTATGATGACTTTAGAGTTATTCCTCCCAAAAAGGGATTCGAGCACATCCGAACGTTGAAATTTGAGCCACCCTCAAAGAAAACCGATTCGTTGCGAGCGTTACTCGCCGAGCGAAATCGAGGGTGATCGTCTATCTCGATACTTCAGTGGTTTTACGAAAGATTCTTTGTGAATCTAACCCTCTTTCTTCCTGGGGGAGTTGGGCGGCGGCATATATATCTGAAATTTTGCGGGTGGAAGCACTTCGTTCTATTGATCGTCTCCGTTTGACGAGCGAACTGGCGGATGCGGAAGTCGCGGAAAAAATCAAAGATATCCATGACGTTCTGGAGAGCGTCTCCGAGATTCCGATTACACCTTCGGTTTTGGCTCGAGCCAGTCAACCTTTTCCCGTAGCGGTGACGACTCTGGATGCGATTCATCTGGCTTCGGCGGTGTTATGGCGGGAGCTTAGACGAGAAGAAATGTTGTTCGCTACTCACGACAAGCGCCTTGGGGCAGCAGCCGAAACTATCGGATTTCAGGCGATTGGGATCTGACAACTAAACGAGTTTCGTTCAGGAACGTCAATTCGGCGATTCGCGACTGAAAACGGGACAGCGGTTTTTTCCTAAGTTCACGAACGTTCAACCATTCGCCTCCGACGGAGGAGCCGGAAAGGTGATCGACGGCCTCATACACTTTGGCTCGAATTGTTCGATGTGAGAGTTCGTGTTCAAGGGATCCAATCAATTTAGGTCTTTGGGGCGTAATCCCGTGCGTCGTTTTGAGTTCCTTCTTGACTGATTCCAGGGAACGTGTTCGTCGGTTTTCAAACGTTGGGAATTCCCAAAGGCCGCCCCATAGACCGCTTGCAGGGCGTTTCCGGACAAACACGCGTGGGCCGTTTCGCACGACGAGGGTAATGGCGTGCACGACAGGTACGTCGGTCTTGCGTGGCCGCGCGGGATATTTTGCAACCGTGCCTTTTTGAAATGCTTTACAGAATGTTCGAATTGGACAATCCGGGCATTTCGGATGGCGGGGCAAGCAGACGGTGGCGCCCAGTTCCATCATCGCCTGGTTCCAATCGGCCGGAGAATCCACGTCCATCAATTCTTGGGCAAGCGAATCGACCGGCTCGGTCGTCGCATACAATCTAGAAATGACTCGACGGACATTCCCGTCGACGACCGCCGAGGGTTCATTGAAGGCGATGGACGCTACGGCGCGAGACGTATATGGCCCGAAGCCTTTCAGCGCACTCAGTTTTTCGGAAGTACGTGGAAGGTTTCCGCCGTACTGCTCAACCACTTCCCGCGCAGCCGCGTGAAGATTGCGGGCGCGACTGTAATACCCGAGACCTTCCCACTTCTTGAGAACATCCTGGCCGTCAGCTTCGGCCAAAGCCCCGAGAGCCGGAAACTTTTGAAGAAAGCGTTCGTAAAAGGGAATGACCGTATCGACACGGGTCTGCTGAAGCATGACTTCAGAAATCCAAATTCGATAGGGATCCCGGGTTTGCCGCCAAGGCAGATCGCGGCGGTTCGAGCAATACCAATGCAACAGTTTTCTGCGGATGGCGTTCACGGTTCTCGAGCTAGTCGTTTTGTTGTATCAGCGGATGCCCTGTCCGTATAATCGAATTCCCTTCGTTCGACCAGGAGGCTTTCGATGCCGATTCATGTCCGGTGTGCCTGCGGCGCGGAGTATCCGTTCCGCGACGATATGCGAGGAAAACTGTTCAAGTGCCAAAAATGCGGCGCTCCGATCCGCGTGGAAAGCACCGGGGCCCCCGTGGCTCCCTCCGCCACGGCGCCCTCTCAAGACCCGATTTTTCAAAAGGACAAATACCTTTTGCGCCAGAAACATTTCGCTATTTCCGACAAGTACGGCGTATTCGATGAACAAGGCCAAGAGCTGCTGTTCATTCAGCGACCGGCGCATCTCTTAAGGAATCTCTTCGCCGTTTTTGCGGCCTTTATCATGGCGGGTATCTCTTTTTTGGTCGTCATGACCTTCGGTGGTTGGGCTTTCAAGACGCACACGGCACAGGGGCTGACCGTGCTCTTGGCCGCGCCGGTGGCCCTAATGACGATGGGGGTGACATGGTTCCTGTTGATGCGGCGGCGCAACGTTCATTTTTATCATCTGTCCAACAGACGTGCGCCAATATTGATCG
It contains:
- the mutY gene encoding A/G-specific adenine glycosylase — protein: MNAIRRKLLHWYCSNRRDLPWRQTRDPYRIWISEVMLQQTRVDTVIPFYERFLQKFPALGALAEADGQDVLKKWEGLGYYSRARNLHAAAREVVEQYGGNLPRTSEKLSALKGFGPYTSRAVASIAFNEPSAVVDGNVRRVISRLYATTEPVDSLAQELMDVDSPADWNQAMMELGATVCLPRHPKCPDCPIRTFCKAFQKGTVAKYPARPRKTDVPVVHAITLVVRNGPRVFVRKRPASGLWGGLWEFPTFENRRTRSLESVKKELKTTHGITPQRPKLIGSLEHELSHRTIRAKVYEAVDHLSGSSVGGEWLNVRELRKKPLSRFQSRIAELTFLNETRLVVRSQSPEIR
- a CDS encoding type II toxin-antitoxin system VapC family toxin, producing MIVYLDTSVVLRKILCESNPLSSWGSWAAAYISEILRVEALRSIDRLRLTSELADAEVAEKIKDIHDVLESVSEIPITPSVLARASQPFPVAVTTLDAIHLASAVLWRELRREEMLFATHDKRLGAAAETIGFQAIGI
- a CDS encoding type II toxin-antitoxin system Phd/YefM family antitoxin encodes the protein MKSVRIAEFKSRLSKYLRLVQKGAEIVVMDRETPIAKVVPFGPAYDDFRVIPPKKGFEHIRTLKFEPPSKKTDSLRALLAERNRG